A genomic segment from Sciurus carolinensis chromosome 1, mSciCar1.2, whole genome shotgun sequence encodes:
- the LOC124987402 gene encoding olfactory receptor 10J1-like, with amino-acid sequence MKRANSTEVKEFVFQGFSNFQELQFTLFVVFLALYMLTLAGNVIIVTIIRIDHHLHTPMYFFLSVLSTSETFYSLVIIPRMLSSLVGLNQSISLECCGTQLFFFLGFAITNCLLLAVMGYDRYVAICNPLRYSTVMNWRVCATLTSSVCATGFLFSLVQTVAIFRLSFCSTLIEHFFCDVRPVLDLACATPIINDILTLIISLLAITAPATFLFVSYVLIISTILKIASAEGQKKAFATCASHLTVVIVHYGCASIAYFKPKSENTKDQDQLISVTYTVITPLLNPVVYSLRNKEVQDALRRVVGRKSLS; translated from the coding sequence ATGAAAAGAGCCAACAGCACAGAGGTAAAAGAGTTTGTTTTCCAAGGTTTTTCCAATTTCCAAGAACTTCAGTTCACACTCTTTGTGGTCTTTCTTGCCCTGTACATGCTAACTCTGGCTGGCAATGTCATCATTGTGACCATTATCCGTATTGACCACCatctccacacccccatgtacttcttcttAAGTGTCCTCTCCACTTCAGAGACTTTCTACTCTCTGGTCATTATCCCACGCATGCTTTCAAGCCTGGTGGGCCTGAACCAGTCCATCTCACTGGAGTGCTGTGGGACTcagctctttttcttccttggtttTGCCATCACCAACTGTCTCTTGCTGGCAGTAATGGGGTATGATcgctacgtggccatctgcaACCCGCTTCGCTACTCCACTGTCATGAACTGGAGGGTCTGTGCCACGCTAACATCTTCAGTCTGTGCCACAGGCTTCTTGTTCTCTCTGGTTCAGACTGTGGCCATTTTCAGATTGTCCTTCTGCAGCACACTGATTGagcatttcttctgtgatgttcGACCTGTTTTGGACCTGGCTTGTGCTACCCCGATCATCAACGATATACTGACCTTAATTATCAGCCTCCTGGCCATCACAGCCCCTGCCACTTTCCTGTTTGTCTCCTATGTTCTCATTATTTCCACCATTCTCAAGATTGCCTCAGCTGAAGGCCAGAAGAAGGCCTTTGCCACCTGTGCCTCACACCTGACTGTGGTCATTGTCCACTATGGCTGTGCCTCCATTGCTTATTTCAAACCCAAGTCAGAGAATACCAAGGATCAGGACCAGCTGATCTCAGTGACCTACACTGTCATTACCCCTTTACTAAACCCAGTTGTGTACAGTCTGCGGAACAAAGAAGTCCAGGACGCTCTGCGCAGAGTGGTGGGTAGGAAATCCCTTTCCTAA
- the LOC124986288 gene encoding olfactory receptor 10J3-like has protein sequence MPKPNSTFVTEFLFEGFSSFGWQHRLIFFIVFLTLYLLTLSGNVIIVTIIHLDRHLRIPMYFFLSMLSVSETCYTVAIIPRMLSGLLNPHQTIDIQSCATQLFFYLTFGINNCFLLTAMGYDRYVAICNPLRYSVIMGKRTCVQLSSGSLGIGLGMAIVQVTSVFGLPFCDAFVISHFFCDVRPLLKLACIDTTLNEIVNFIVSVCVLVLPMGLVFISYVLIISTILKIASAEGRKKAFATCASHLTVVIIHYGCASIIYLKPKSQSSLGQDRLISVTYTVITPLLNPVVYSLRNKEVKDALRRAMGRKPVSP, from the coding sequence ATGCCAAAGCCAAATTCCACTTTTGTGACTGAATTTCTCTTTGAAGGCTTCTCCAGCTTTGGGTGGCAGCACAGGCTTatcttctttattgtttttctaacCTTGTACCTGCTGACTCTGTCTGGCAATGTGATTATCGTGACCATTATTCACCTGGACCGTCACCTCCGTATACCAATGTACTTCTTCCTGAGCATGCTGTCTGTCTCTGAGACCTGCTACACTGTGGCCATCATTCCCCGTATGCTTTCTGGCCTCCTGAATCCTCATCAGACCATAGACATCCAAAGCTGTGCCACGCAGCTCTTCTTCTATCTCACCTTTGGCATCAACAATTGCTTCCTGCTCACAGCCATGGgatatgaccgctatgtggccatctgcaaccccCTGAGGTATTCAGTCATCATGGGTAAGAGGACCTGTGTCCAGTTGTCATCTGGGTCACTGGGAATTGGTCTGGGCATGGCTATTGTCCAGGTAACATCTGTGTTTGGCCTGCCCTTCTGTGATGCCTTTGTTATttcccacttcttctgtgacgtgAGACCCCTTCTTAAGCTTGCCTGTATAGACACCACTCTCAATGAGATCGTCAACTTTATTGTCAGTGTCTGTGTCCTTGTCCTACCGATGGGCCTGGTCTTCATCTCCTATGTCCTCATCATCTCCACCATTCTTAAGATTGCTTCTGCAGAGGGTCGGAAGAAGGCCTTtgccacctgtgcctcccacctcacAGTGGTCATCATCCACTATGGCTGTGCCTCCATCATCTACCTCAAACCTAAGTCCCAGAGCTCCCTGGGGCAGGACAGACTCATCTCAGTGACGTACACCGTCATCACCCCTCTGCTGAACCCTGTGGTGTACAGCCTGAGGAATAAGGAAGTCAAAGATGCTCTCCGCAGAGCCATGGGGAGAAAGCCCGTCTCCCCTTAA